In Chryseobacterium geocarposphaerae, the following are encoded in one genomic region:
- the recO gene encoding DNA repair protein RecO: protein MNSQDGFLLSYLKYGENDAIIHAFTENDGFQSYFLKGIYNKKSKKKAFLLPLNKLNFVTHIAKGNGIPTISKFELNEFYDFYEDINANTVVFFISDFLHQILRIENKNASIFTGIDEFLQELNLKNYQSHLIFLIKILKVQGVAPLVNEGKYLNPETGVFTFEMAHHLFDEYNSQVWKNVLSSENPYNIKIPSKIRRNILDSILVYYHYHFADFKTPGSLEIIQQIFE from the coding sequence ATGAATTCACAGGACGGATTTTTACTTTCTTACCTAAAATACGGAGAAAATGATGCCATCATTCATGCATTTACAGAAAATGATGGCTTTCAAAGTTATTTCTTAAAGGGAATTTACAATAAAAAGAGCAAAAAGAAAGCGTTTCTTCTTCCTTTAAATAAACTCAACTTTGTAACTCATATTGCAAAAGGTAATGGCATTCCTACGATTTCAAAATTCGAATTGAATGAGTTTTATGATTTCTATGAGGATATTAATGCCAATACCGTTGTATTTTTTATTTCAGATTTTTTACATCAGATTTTAAGAATTGAAAATAAAAACGCTTCAATATTTACTGGGATTGATGAATTTCTTCAGGAGCTTAATCTCAAGAATTATCAATCCCATTTAATTTTTTTGATTAAAATATTAAAAGTACAGGGAGTAGCCCCTCTCGTTAATGAAGGTAAATATCTGAACCCTGAAACAGGAGTTTTTACTTTTGAAATGGCTCATCATCTTTTTGACGAATACAATTCCCAGGTTTGGAAAAATGTTCTTTCTTCAGAAAATCCTTATAATATCAAGATACCTTCTAAGATCCGCAGAAATATTCTGGACAGTATTTTAGTTTACTATCATTACCATTTCGCAGATTTCAAAACACCCGGTTCCCTGGAAATTATCCAGCAGATTTTTGAATAA
- a CDS encoding MGH1-like glycoside hydrolase domain-containing protein has product MKEKQRLSDISWKKWGPYVSNREWGVVREDYSADGDAWNYTNHDTAEAKAYRWGEEGICGICDDLQKLVFSIGFWNKKDRMIKERFFGLTNGQGNHGEDVKEYFYYLDSTPTHSYMKMLYKYPQNPFPYEDLIRTNAARSKNEPEYELIDTGIFDQNEYFDVFIEYAKESQNDILIRLTVVNKSEKEAPLIILPTAWFRNTWKWGYDDYKPQLTAGEALSVKVNHRDLEIKNIYAKQSLKILFCDNETNNSRLYQSPNEYKYCKDGINDFVITGNTESINPQNAGTKNSFFIDESFKAKETKIFEFRLTDKDLEQPFKDFDAVFNSRQQEADEFYSEIQKGIQSEDEKLVQRQAFAGMLWNKMFYHYNVEKWLKGDPAEMKPPASREKIRNQDWKHLNNEHIISMPDKWEYPWYATWDLAFHTISFSLIDPEFSKHQLKLFLFEWYMHPNGQLPAYEWNLSDVNPPVHAWAVFRVFKIDEYLQGKADIAFLESAFQKLLLNFTWWVNKKDNNGNNIFEGGFLGLDNIGVFDRNTTLPNGEQLEQADGTSWMAMFALNMMRIALELALYNNVYEEMAMKFFEHFLSIANSLDNMGEENFSLWDEEDEFFYDALSSSEGSHMYLRLRTIVGLIPMFAVEVIDDEMIENLPNFKKRMKWVLDNKPELASLVSRWEVKGQDSKHLLSLLRGHRLKRLLSRMLNPKEFLSDYGVRALSKEYEENAYTLKLNETDYTVKYTPAESDSGLFGGNSNWRGPIWFPINFLIIESLQRFFFYYSPDFLVEYPTGSGNYSNLDEIADALSRRLSKIFLKDENGNRPVNGQYQRFQTDPDFKDYILFYEYFHGDSGRGVGASHQTGWTGLIAKILQPRFSKKEIAESETESPENVKSPKST; this is encoded by the coding sequence ATGAAAGAAAAGCAAAGGCTTTCAGATATCTCATGGAAAAAATGGGGTCCTTATGTAAGCAACAGGGAATGGGGAGTTGTGCGTGAAGATTACAGTGCAGACGGTGATGCATGGAATTATACTAATCACGATACCGCAGAAGCAAAAGCATATAGGTGGGGAGAGGAAGGAATTTGCGGAATTTGTGATGATCTGCAGAAACTTGTTTTTTCAATAGGTTTTTGGAATAAGAAAGACAGAATGATAAAAGAACGTTTCTTTGGCTTAACCAATGGCCAGGGAAATCATGGAGAAGATGTAAAAGAATATTTTTATTATCTGGATTCTACGCCTACGCATTCGTATATGAAGATGTTGTATAAATATCCTCAGAATCCTTTTCCGTATGAAGATCTTATCCGGACAAATGCTGCAAGAAGCAAAAACGAACCTGAATACGAATTAATAGATACCGGAATCTTTGATCAGAATGAATATTTCGATGTTTTTATTGAATATGCCAAAGAAAGTCAGAATGATATTTTAATCAGACTTACTGTTGTCAATAAATCAGAAAAAGAAGCACCTCTCATTATTCTGCCGACAGCTTGGTTCCGGAATACCTGGAAGTGGGGGTACGATGATTATAAGCCTCAATTGACGGCCGGAGAAGCATTGTCTGTTAAGGTTAATCATAGAGACCTGGAAATAAAAAATATTTATGCAAAGCAATCTTTAAAAATTTTGTTTTGTGATAATGAAACCAATAATTCAAGACTTTATCAATCTCCAAATGAATATAAATATTGTAAAGACGGAATCAACGATTTTGTAATCACCGGAAACACGGAATCTATTAACCCTCAGAATGCAGGAACTAAAAATTCTTTTTTTATCGATGAAAGTTTTAAAGCTAAAGAAACGAAGATTTTTGAATTCAGGCTTACCGATAAAGATCTGGAACAACCTTTTAAAGACTTTGATGCAGTTTTTAATTCCAGACAGCAGGAAGCAGATGAATTTTATTCTGAAATTCAGAAAGGAATACAATCGGAGGATGAAAAGCTGGTACAAAGGCAGGCTTTTGCGGGAATGCTCTGGAACAAAATGTTTTATCACTATAATGTTGAAAAATGGCTGAAAGGTGATCCTGCAGAAATGAAACCTCCTGCTTCCCGGGAAAAAATAAGAAATCAGGACTGGAAACATCTCAATAATGAACATATTATTTCCATGCCGGATAAATGGGAATATCCATGGTATGCGACTTGGGATCTTGCTTTCCATACGATAAGCTTTTCTCTGATAGATCCGGAATTTTCGAAACATCAGCTAAAGCTTTTTCTTTTTGAATGGTATATGCATCCGAACGGACAGCTTCCTGCCTATGAATGGAATCTAAGTGATGTAAATCCGCCGGTTCATGCATGGGCTGTTTTCAGGGTTTTTAAAATAGATGAATATTTACAGGGAAAAGCAGATATTGCATTCCTTGAAAGTGCTTTTCAGAAGTTGCTTTTAAATTTTACCTGGTGGGTTAATAAAAAAGACAACAATGGGAATAATATTTTTGAAGGCGGTTTTTTAGGACTGGATAATATTGGCGTTTTTGACAGAAATACCACTCTTCCCAATGGAGAACAGCTGGAGCAGGCCGACGGAACAAGCTGGATGGCAATGTTTGCCCTGAATATGATGAGAATTGCTCTTGAGTTGGCACTTTATAATAATGTCTATGAAGAGATGGCAATGAAATTTTTCGAGCACTTTCTTTCTATTGCAAATTCTCTGGATAATATGGGGGAAGAAAATTTCAGTCTCTGGGATGAAGAAGACGAATTTTTCTATGATGCCCTTTCATCAAGTGAAGGAAGCCACATGTACTTAAGATTGAGAACAATAGTTGGGCTTATTCCCATGTTTGCCGTTGAGGTGATTGATGATGAGATGATAGAAAACCTTCCTAATTTCAAGAAAAGAATGAAATGGGTGCTTGACAATAAACCCGAATTAGCCTCTTTAGTTTCACGATGGGAAGTGAAAGGTCAGGATTCCAAACATTTGCTGTCGCTTTTACGTGGCCATCGTTTAAAAAGACTGCTTTCCAGAATGCTGAATCCGAAAGAATTTTTAAGTGATTACGGAGTCCGTGCGTTGTCTAAAGAATATGAAGAAAATGCCTATACCTTAAAATTAAATGAAACTGATTATACCGTAAAATATACTCCTGCGGAAAGTGACAGCGGGCTTTTTGGAGGAAACAGTAACTGGAGAGGTCCGATCTGGTTTCCGATAAATTTTTTAATCATTGAAAGCCTCCAAAGGTTCTTCTTTTACTATAGCCCTGATTTTTTGGTAGAATATCCTACCGGAAGCGGAAATTATTCAAATCTGGACGAGATCGCAGACGCATTAAGCAGAAGATTATCTAAAATATTTTTGAAAGACGAAAACGGTAATCGTCCTGTTAATGGTCAGTATCAAAGGTTCCAGACGGATCCTGATTTTAAAGACTATATTTTGTTTTACGAATATTTTCACGGAGATAGCGGCCGTGGAGTAGGAGCTTCCCATCAAACGGGATGGACCGGGTTGATCGCAAAAATTCTTCAGCCGAGATTTTCTAAAAAAGAAATTGCTGAATCGGAAACTGAAAGTCCAGAAAATGTAAAGTCACCCAAAAGCACATAA
- a CDS encoding glucose 1-dehydrogenase, whose protein sequence is MEISLKNQVAVITGASSGIGAGVAKSLASAGATVVVNYPFEGSMKQANIVLKEIIDAGGNGIIYQCDVSKEDQVVKMFQDIVSELGTVDILINNAGIQKDAKFTEMTIDQWNAVMGVNLTGQFLCAREAIKEFLRRGIDPSRSVACGKIIHISSVHEIIPWAGHANYASSKGAIKMLMQTLAQEYGAAKIRVNSICPGAIQTPINTNAWNTKEALNSLLTLIPYNRIGQPEDIGNLAAFLASDLSDYITGSSIFIDGGMTTFESFSTGG, encoded by the coding sequence ATGGAAATTTCTCTTAAAAATCAAGTCGCAGTCATTACAGGGGCCAGTAGCGGAATTGGAGCCGGAGTGGCAAAATCTTTAGCATCTGCAGGTGCCACAGTTGTTGTGAATTATCCATTTGAAGGGTCAATGAAACAGGCAAATATTGTTCTCAAGGAAATTATAGATGCCGGTGGAAATGGAATTATTTACCAATGTGATGTTTCCAAAGAAGATCAGGTGGTTAAAATGTTCCAGGATATTGTTTCAGAGTTAGGAACGGTGGATATTCTCATCAATAATGCAGGAATTCAGAAAGATGCAAAATTTACCGAAATGACTATCGATCAATGGAATGCTGTTATGGGAGTTAATCTAACCGGTCAGTTTCTATGCGCCAGAGAAGCTATTAAAGAGTTTCTTCGCCGCGGAATTGACCCTTCGCGTTCTGTAGCCTGTGGAAAAATTATTCATATCAGTTCCGTACATGAGATCATTCCTTGGGCAGGACATGCCAATTACGCTTCAAGTAAAGGAGCGATAAAGATGCTGATGCAGACATTGGCTCAGGAATATGGAGCCGCTAAAATCAGGGTGAATTCCATTTGCCCGGGAGCGATCCAGACGCCAATCAATACTAATGCATGGAATACCAAAGAGGCTTTGAATTCTTTGCTTACCTTAATCCCGTATAATAGAATCGGGCAGCCTGAAGATATAGGAAATCTGGCGGCATTTTTGGCAAGTGACCTTTCAGATTATATTACAGGAAGCAGTATTTTTATTGATGGCGGGATGACCACTTTTGAAAGTTTCTCGACAGGAGGATAA
- a CDS encoding GNAT family N-acetyltransferase: MVHLKFFLPEDLAGLRYVLDEKQSLYTSTAEQALERIKERGDDLAFPVSIFDDEKVAGFLVLDFGADKFDITDNPNSVLLRSLSINPEFQGKGIGKSAMLVTDEFVKKHFSTCDEIVLAVNQNNRLAYEIYLKTGYSYDGKMREGRSGPQYLMYKKL, from the coding sequence ATGGTTCATTTAAAATTTTTTCTTCCTGAGGATTTGGCCGGACTTCGTTATGTTTTGGATGAAAAACAAAGCCTTTATACATCTACTGCAGAGCAGGCATTAGAAAGAATAAAAGAAAGAGGGGATGACTTGGCATTTCCGGTTTCCATTTTTGATGATGAAAAGGTAGCGGGCTTTTTAGTCTTGGACTTTGGAGCAGATAAATTTGATATTACCGATAATCCTAATTCCGTTTTACTCCGGTCATTATCAATCAATCCTGAATTTCAAGGAAAAGGGATTGGGAAGTCAGCAATGTTAGTAACAGATGAATTTGTAAAAAAACATTTCAGTACCTGTGATGAAATCGTTCTTGCGGTGAATCAGAATAATAGGCTTGCTTATGAAATCTATCTGAAGACAGGATATTCATATGATGGAAAGATGAGAGAAGGAAGAAGCGGCCCGCAATATCTGATGTATAAAAAGCTTTAA
- a CDS encoding DUF1684 domain-containing protein translates to MKPYLVFLLLLLPIFSFSQKNVTAKTILKQEAKEIKEIKKFQKELNEEYLNPKETPLRGDNFTHFKKHPFFPVDLKYRVKAKFVKTENPVPFDFPTSSGKTKSYQEFGKATFELDGKPYTLTVYQSLDLMKMEKYKDHLFLPFRDATNGKETYGGGKYLDLKIPAGDSIILDFNQSYHPYCAYNAYDYNCPIVPEENKLPVEIRAGVMYQDIYHH, encoded by the coding sequence ATGAAGCCATATCTTGTATTTCTACTTTTACTGCTTCCTATCTTTAGCTTTTCTCAAAAGAATGTAACTGCCAAAACAATTTTAAAACAGGAAGCAAAAGAAATTAAAGAAATAAAAAAATTTCAAAAGGAGCTGAATGAAGAATATTTAAATCCTAAAGAGACTCCTTTGAGAGGAGATAACTTCACGCACTTTAAAAAACATCCTTTCTTTCCGGTAGATTTGAAATACAGAGTCAAAGCAAAATTTGTTAAAACAGAAAATCCTGTACCCTTTGATTTTCCGACATCTTCAGGAAAGACGAAATCTTATCAGGAATTCGGAAAAGCGACATTTGAACTTGACGGGAAACCTTATACACTTACAGTGTATCAGAGTTTAGATCTTATGAAAATGGAAAAATACAAAGACCATCTTTTTCTTCCTTTTCGGGATGCTACCAATGGAAAAGAAACATATGGAGGCGGAAAGTATTTAGATTTGAAAATACCGGCAGGAGACTCGATTATTTTAGATTTTAACCAGTCTTATCATCCTTATTGTGCCTACAATGCGTATGATTACAACTGCCCGATTGTTCCGGAGGAAAATAAACTTCCTGTTGAAATCAGAGCAGGAGTAATGTATCAAGATATTTATCATCACTAA
- the mqo gene encoding malate dehydrogenase (quinone) has protein sequence MSQSLISRTPKPKYDVVLIGGGIMSATLATLLHEFDPNLEIAIFERLGRFAKESTAAWNNAGTGHSAFCELNYTPEKEDGSIDISKAESIAEQFEISKQFWSYLVNKGYIKDPKDFINSCPHMSLVFGEKDAEYLRKRHEKLSESVLFQGMEFSTDHEKLKEWIPLVMSKRNGSEVLAATKMDLGTDVNFGTLTRKMGRHLLEDSNVEVFLYHEVKDIDPRNDGKWEMKVKDRIHSHKQEVVADFVFIGAGGYALPLLDSSDIKESEGYGGFPVSGQWLVSHNQELVKKHQAKVYTQATVDAPPMSVPHLDLRIIDGEKALLFGPFAGFSTKFLKEGSYLDLPESVNTKNLRSLFGAWWHNIPLTKYLIQQVAMTKAQRMQHLREFIKDAKEEDWELKVAGQRVQIIKKDEKEGGKLEFGTEVVVNKTGTIASLLGASPGASTAVYAMLQVLEKCFPEKLEGEWKEKLLEMIPSYGQKLAEHPELTEKVRSYSKEKLELEY, from the coding sequence ATGTCACAATCGCTTATTAGCAGAACACCGAAACCCAAATATGACGTTGTACTGATAGGTGGCGGAATTATGAGTGCCACTTTAGCAACATTACTTCACGAATTTGATCCTAATCTGGAGATTGCAATTTTTGAGAGATTAGGAAGGTTTGCAAAGGAAAGTACCGCAGCGTGGAACAATGCAGGAACAGGACATTCTGCTTTTTGTGAGCTTAATTATACCCCCGAAAAAGAAGACGGCTCAATAGATATTTCAAAAGCTGAAAGTATTGCCGAGCAGTTTGAAATTTCAAAACAGTTTTGGTCATATTTAGTAAATAAAGGATATATCAAAGATCCTAAAGACTTTATCAATTCTTGTCCGCATATGAGTCTGGTATTTGGTGAAAAAGATGCCGAATATCTTAGAAAACGTCATGAAAAATTATCAGAATCGGTTTTATTTCAGGGAATGGAATTTTCTACCGATCATGAGAAGCTAAAAGAATGGATTCCTTTAGTCATGAGCAAAAGAAACGGATCTGAAGTATTGGCTGCAACCAAGATGGATTTGGGTACCGATGTAAATTTCGGAACTTTGACAAGAAAAATGGGAAGACATTTATTGGAAGATTCCAATGTGGAAGTATTCTTATACCATGAAGTAAAAGATATTGATCCCAGAAATGACGGAAAATGGGAAATGAAGGTAAAGGATAGAATTCACAGTCACAAGCAGGAAGTTGTTGCAGATTTTGTATTTATCGGAGCAGGAGGGTATGCTTTACCGTTGCTTGACAGTTCAGACATTAAAGAAAGCGAAGGATACGGAGGTTTTCCGGTTTCCGGGCAATGGCTGGTTTCTCACAATCAGGAACTGGTAAAAAAACATCAGGCAAAGGTCTACACTCAGGCAACAGTAGATGCTCCGCCAATGTCAGTTCCCCACTTGGATTTAAGAATTATTGATGGTGAAAAAGCGCTTCTTTTTGGCCCTTTTGCAGGATTTTCTACCAAATTTTTGAAAGAAGGAAGCTATCTTGATTTACCTGAAAGTGTCAATACGAAGAACTTAAGATCTCTATTTGGAGCTTGGTGGCATAATATTCCTTTAACAAAGTATCTGATTCAGCAGGTGGCAATGACCAAAGCGCAAAGAATGCAGCATCTGAGAGAATTTATAAAAGATGCCAAAGAAGAGGACTGGGAATTGAAAGTTGCCGGACAAAGAGTACAGATCATAAAAAAAGACGAAAAAGAAGGCGGAAAACTGGAATTTGGGACAGAAGTTGTCGTTAACAAAACCGGAACTATCGCTTCATTATTAGGAGCTTCTCCGGGGGCTTCTACCGCAGTATATGCTATGCTACAGGTTCTTGAAAAATGCTTCCCTGAAAAGCTTGAGGGGGAATGGAAAGAAAAATTGTTAGAAATGATTCCCTCTTATGGACAAAAACTAGCGGAGCATCCTGAGCTTACAGAAAAAGTAAGAAGTTATTCTAAAGAGAAGCTTGAATTAGAATATTAA
- a CDS encoding NAD(P)H-dependent glycerol-3-phosphate dehydrogenase — MAKKKITSESSSSKKNKNDISVGVVGSGSFATAIVKMLVENCKVVHWCVRNEFVKGAIELRGHNPTYLTAVNFNLKNLKLTTDINELVSACDIIVLATPSIYLSDTMDKMSCEYTDKIFVSAIKGIIPKVNDVVAHYLRDEFKIGFRNQAVIAGPCHAEEVAMERLSYLTIATVEDEISEKLVSIFNSDFIKVHSSKDILGNEYSAILKNIFAIGAGIASGLGYGDNFTAVFVSNAIREMETFLEAIYEAPRDVNESAYLGDLLVTAYSLFSRNRNLGNLIGKGYTVKSAIQSMNMVAEGYYAADSIYKTSKEKGLKLPIVDTVYGILYEGKNAEKQFKKLTTKLN, encoded by the coding sequence ATGGCAAAAAAGAAAATAACATCAGAATCTTCGAGTTCCAAAAAGAATAAAAATGATATTTCTGTAGGCGTTGTAGGAAGCGGAAGTTTTGCAACGGCAATTGTAAAAATGCTTGTGGAAAACTGCAAAGTAGTGCATTGGTGTGTAAGAAATGAGTTTGTGAAAGGAGCCATCGAACTTCGCGGACATAATCCGACTTATCTTACCGCAGTAAATTTTAATCTTAAGAATCTAAAGCTTACAACAGATATCAATGAACTGGTTTCTGCCTGTGATATTATTGTTTTAGCAACACCTTCCATTTATCTTTCAGATACTATGGATAAAATGAGTTGTGAATACACAGACAAGATCTTTGTTTCAGCAATTAAAGGGATCATCCCTAAAGTAAATGATGTAGTGGCTCATTATCTGAGAGATGAATTTAAAATAGGTTTCAGGAATCAGGCAGTTATTGCAGGACCTTGTCATGCAGAGGAAGTTGCAATGGAAAGACTTTCTTATCTTACCATTGCCACAGTAGAGGATGAAATTTCAGAAAAACTGGTAAGTATTTTTAATTCGGATTTTATTAAAGTTCATTCCAGTAAAGATATTTTAGGAAATGAATACAGTGCAATTCTGAAGAATATTTTTGCGATCGGAGCTGGGATTGCAAGCGGATTAGGATATGGAGATAACTTTACCGCTGTTTTTGTTTCTAATGCTATCCGAGAAATGGAAACATTCCTGGAAGCAATCTATGAAGCACCACGAGACGTTAACGAAAGCGCTTATTTAGGAGATTTATTGGTAACGGCTTACTCTTTATTCTCAAGAAACAGAAACTTAGGAAACCTTATTGGAAAAGGCTATACCGTGAAATCGGCAATTCAGTCGATGAACATGGTAGCGGAAGGGTATTATGCCGCAGATTCTATTTATAAAACTTCAAAAGAAAAAGGCTTAAAGCTTCCAATCGTTGATACAGTGTACGGAATTCTGTATGAAGGAAAAAATGCGGAAAAACAGTTCAAAAAGTTGACTACAAAGCTGAATTAA